The nucleotide window AGTGTTTTACTTTCAGATTTATTACACAACTTTTGAACATTCCACAACAATCATGCAAGAATAAAATGGGACTATACAAAGTTTTATAGGCCGAGCCGATTCCACCATGGTGATAACTGGGCTTCACATGTCCAAGAGAAACACTCAAAATGTGAGGTATCATCTCTAAAAATCGTTATTTACCAACTGCAGAGCATCTGTCCAGCTTCAGGGAGCCGGGcgagaaaacaaagaaacaaaaaggacaTGTGAAATAAGGAAAATTATAACATATGAACTATTGGTTTCCATGCCTTGCATCTGCATTGACTTGACTCTGTACATTATACCTACAAAGGACAGGCATGTCAATCATTCCACCGTGTATTTGAGTCTCTTTGGGATGCAGTTTTTACCATCCCATCAAATACAGCTTTTATATTGGTTTGTCTGAACCACAGAAATCAGAGATAGCAGACATCAAGTCCTTGGTGGGTAAAGATTCACAATCTCAGTGCAAATCTCCATTATcttacattaaattaagaaaaaaaaagaaactgtattCAGAAAGTTTTTACATGTTGCAACACTGAACATAGTCTTCTAAGTAACAAATCAAGGCTACATGGTGGAGTAGATACACATGGGCCTTCTGGGAACCTAGAGGGTACAGCTACCATGCTCGCAATACCGCCTGTGGATATTtgtagtgttattattattacaaggTTATACATTTTTACCTTTTATAGATTCACCATGTGCATCTATCGCCTAGAACATTTCGTATGAATAACAAAACCATAACCATTCTGACACAACTTCACAACGTGGAGCAAGCGCCGCACCAGCCATAACCACAGTCGTGTTTACACTGAGGACATTTATCAGGGAACTATCAAACATGGCTACATACgcatcataaaataataataataataataataaaaaatggtaTAAGTAACAGATGAATATAAAAACGAGGAAATAAGTTTACATTGTCACTGTATCACTGTATAGCAATTTACAATGCATTCAAGGAATttccattttaatatttatattttttttgtaaccatTAAGCATATACATTTGCAGGATACGGGCTTCAGAGGTGACCATTTGAAAAGCAGTTTTAAAGTTTCTGTATTTATAATAGTTGCGTCTTTTGTTGAATAGTGGTCACCAAGTGCTTTTGCAGTCACATATCACATAAGTTATATGGCAAGATTCTTTTGATAACTCGtcggttgttgttgttgatctgTTTTCATATACACTCTAGCGCAGACATCATTGTAGCTTACAGGTAGAAAACGTCAAATTCTTTGGTAAAGGAGGATGACAGAGACGTGGTTATGTGACAACTCAGTGACCTCTGTGAATACTATCAACAAAACCAGTGAGGAAGGCCTTGTACACAGGTatcaaaatacaacaatattaaaaatccATAGTATCAAAGTTACCACACTACAATACATACAACTGATTATTGCACCCAAATGTAACAGCAACTTTAATTTTGTCACTCTcgatagtttgtgtgtgtgtgtgtgtgtgtgtgaacgtgagAGAATAACTTGGTGAAACTCTGCTATCAATCAGTTTCAGGGTTTGAAGTCCTCAGCCTTGGATAAAACTGAAGAAGGACAAAATGTTCTTTTAGAAGAGGTTCAAAGCTTAATAGTTAACCATCAACACAACTGCAACTCTTCATTTCTGAAACCCATAACTCGTTCACTGTCGGGTGTGGTCACGAGTCTGTGCTCTGATGCGTCTGTGACCACACCCGCGTGTGATGCAGCGCTGTGGGCTGTGCAAAGTCACATCACTGCAGCCAGGTGGACATTTCaaccactagatgtcagcaAAGTCTAAACTTTCTACCTGGGTTTCATGCCCCTTTAATTCAGCCTATTTGCCAAGGACTAATATTtgtagtttgaaaaaaaaaaaagagaaagagaggggaaaaaacagcttCCCCACCAGTCAGGGTCTTACAGGGCCACGATCTAGCTTATCaaaattagtaaaaatggaGGAAACTATTTCCTTTGCTGAAGTAAAATCAAAACTTGAACGTTCGATGAGGCGCCATCATTTTACGATTGTCGGTGCAATTAAAGGTGCTCACATgtagcattttaaaaacatcatatGTCATTGTTGAGTTTATTGTTATGGTGAACACATGAGACGACTGACACCTCACATGAgtggtgatgtttttttctccaaattaagaccacatttcccatgcATGTTGCAGCTTGTTTACTCTGGCTTTAATGAGGAGGACAAAAATCTgggaggtgattttttttttttccattacactTTCACTTGTTCTGTCATCTTTACAAGAAACTCTACAAACATTAGCTCTGTTCAgtctggaagaacagcgccctctccCTGTTCTGTGCCGTAAAGCACCCCAGCTGATTCCCCTCCAAATCTGACCCAGTGGCTCACACTGTAAAACGCAATCTACAGGCCAGGCCAGTCTTCACAGCTGCGAAGGGCATCTTTAATgcttatttcaaattaaaagcgtAAGTGGTTTATGGTTGTTAAAGTACTACACATAGCACCTTTAAAGCCACAtccttttgtttcactttttttgtcagtgagaaaaactgagaaaaaaaaaacatatttgaggCCATAGATAAATGTCTATCATGTTAATAGCACAGAAAATAAAGGATATCAGTGATGTAAATTAGAGAGGTTTCTGACTGCAATGAAACCGCCATATAACTCAGGCATTCAGTGACATTACAGCACCTTCCACACCCATTTTAGAGATGACACTTTTTGAATTTTGGTCTGTTGCCTTTTCTTGAGGCAACTGTCAGATTGcagtgaaacattttttcagcatttcaattttcaatttcaattttaaaaacagCTTGTCAGCAAAGTTTGAATTCCTGATTAATACCTGTGGTTTTTAATAATGCACAATAAACAGTTTTTGACTGGATTCCAGTGTAAGAGTTTGCAATTTTCCGTTAATCCAATTTAGATTGGCTGAGACTGGAtcataagcaaaaaaaaaaattccaaacaAAACTTTGGATATACACTGCGCAAAGCAGACTCCAACAAAATCAGATAAGATTAAAACCATTTTCACCAGGATGTAATTGCCATATTTCTTGTCTCTGCCACTGACACCTACATCAGCATGCTACTGTCCGCGGGCCAGCCTGCACTAAATTATTGCTAACTATAGCAAACAGGCTGatgaagaaacagagaaacagacggGACAAACGTCAGAGCTGGTATGTGACTGGATGCAGACGTGTGACATCACATCACCCACAGgatttgctgctgctgaacttTCCATGGCATTAGACGAGTAAATGAGGCAACTATGGTCCATATTATGCAATGTTTCACCAATCATGGAAATCCAGCCCTTTCTGTTCAATCTGCATACAAATAACACAACCTTACACTTTGAAACTGCATGTACTTCATACACCAAAGTCCAATTGTGCATACAGGTGATATGCCAGTTCATCCCATTAACTTTCCTAACCCTAAtcataaccttttcctaaccttaaccaagtcaaGCATCTGTTCTTCACTGAAAGTAACCGGAGGGATTGGCATTTCAAAAATTGGACTTGTGTGCGTACACACTGCATGCAGTGTAAAAGTATAAAGTCATGTTATTTGTATGCAGATTGAAGAGACTGGGCTGCAAAACACATGGACAACCGGTGACAGCTGAGTTACTGGCaatgtgtgcacatttttaacttcatattttctgttttagtcATGTTGGGTTTGGATTACAGCTAAATTGTGTTTTACTTTACAACATATTGTAGTGTTAACTCAGTTGTTTTAATGAAATCTGCATGCAAATATCACTGTAGACAATTGAGACACGATCTTGAGAGGGAACAATAAAAGATTATATTATCAGGAGTCTCATTTTTGGAGTGAACTCTGGAGTCCTGTGGAGAATGATTAACTTTTCAATCTTGGGGTGCCGTAAGCCCACAGGTTGGAGAGGTGGGCTTGTGAGTGGAGCGCTGCCACTTTGAATCTCCAGACTGGCCGGGTAAAAACCGCAAGAGGAGCTGctcccccctcctccagcaactTATTTTGAGGTGCCATTGAGCAAGGTGCATAACCCCCAAATGCTCCTGTGCAGCTGCTCAATGTGCAACAGCCAGAAACTGTTAGCACTGCACAGCTCCCTGTGTGAATGTCTGCATCtctatgaatgtgaagcagggagTTGCCGAAAGACAGCATGCACACTCAGTTAACGTTTCCTAAATGGCAAACAAGATACCAAATCCACTAAGTCAGTTATACACCTCGACACCGAATACAAAAGAGTCTGCTCTTTTTAGAAATGTGACATCTTAATTCAGGTGCTACATgtggcattttatttttcaaaatcaagACATTTCCCTACAAACACTGCTGCATCCTGTCGCGAAGATTTTGTTGCTATTTGCACCCTCTCACACTCTgatgctgctcagtgggtttgttTGAAAAGCAAGAAGGCCAAATGCTGATAACAGcccttgataaaaaaaaaaaaaagagagagagagagagagagagagaaataaagaaaacagagaagtccagtcagttcctgttttgtgctgtgaggCACCCCGGCAGATTTTCTGAGACCCGGCGGCACACAATTAAAAATGCAGCCGGTAGAGTCGGCTAATCCTCTCTGTGATGCTTTTGTTGGTTTACAACAACTATTCTGATTTTTCAGAATTAAATATGGCAATGATTCATTGATGTCAAAATGCCACatgttgcacctttaaaatTTAAACTTACTGTGGAATATTATTGAGGTTATAATAATTCAGCTAAAAACCTCTGGCCACAAAATAGTGACATAATCAGTTGTACTTTTCAGATGTTGAGCAATGGATGTctggtatcattttttttctttcagtgaaaCAGATTTTGTAGTGAAACCCTTAATACACTATAGATctccaacagcagcagtgaaaatcTCACAGTACAATGTCAGGTGGGAGGCTGCACACAGATGACACTGACACCAATAGTAGAAAATCCTTATTTCCTCTTCTCATCCTCACAGCAGACTGGGACACCTGATATCTGACGGAGACCTGAACACACGCGTCTCTCATTCCACCGACGGAGGGTGAGTACGAAGCAAACGCAGTAGGAAATTTACTCATTAGCTGCCTTCTCTTTGCAGGAAGGTTCACAGAGGATCTCTTTGTGTGGGAGGGGGTAGGGAAAAGCCGCCGCGCTGCAGGTACCATAAGCCAGTTTGTTGAGGCGAGAGAGGCCCTTGATACTGCCGGGAGGCCTTCCGGGGCTGACCTTGTACCCCGCTGCCTTGGTCGTTCCCAGCGGCCGTCCAGGGCTGGTCTTGAACCCGGCAGCCCTGGTGGTGCCGAGAGGTCGTCCCGTGCTGGTCCTGTATCCAGCCAGCTTGGTGGTACCCGCCGGCCTCCCGCGTCTCCCCGTCTTCCCCACaaccttcttcttcttggagTCGTCCGGCGGCTGATCGGTGCTTTTGATCCCTGGTAAACTTCTGGGTGAGCAGGGGTCGCCTACGAGCACATCCGGTCTCTGGCAAGCCATGGGTTTGTGGGGGCTCTGAGAGGGTAAGGGCATGGGAGCCAGCGTCATCTGAAgggacggaggaggaggagggtagaACTTGTTCGACTGGGAGGTGCAGAGGTCGAAGTGGCTGGCGGGGTGGTGGCTGTCCTCGGCGAGGCAGGACGGCCTGCTGCTCATGCAGAAGTCGCTGCTTGCCACCTGGCGCATCATCTTCTGCTGGGAGTCAGACACACATGGCAAAGGCGTTAGTAGGACATACAGATAATGAAGTAAAAACCCACCACTTGCACCAGATGAAGGATGGTGCTCTTCcatacttacttacttacacaCACTTACTTCTTCAATAACTAAGTAGAATAACTCAGAATGAACTCAAAATCTGATGCAGTCAGGTGGTTTATTATCACCTGAGATAGAGTACAATAAACTGAGCTGGTCCATGGAGCCACTGATCCAAAATCTGTGTTTCAGCTGCTTCTCTACCTTTCATTGACTCCACCTATTGTGAGGCTAATATCAAGATCCCTCCTGCCAATTTTATATTTACCATCATTATGAATTTTTTAAACCATGAAAAACAGTGTCTTGGATTTCCACCCCCAACtaaaaaataatgtatatttAATAAAGTGAATACCTCATCAGGTTACATATCATAAGCACTGTCTGAATAACTTCATACTTtagtaaaataattttccacGATAACAGTCGGAAACTTGGTCACAATGGTCACAACAGTTAGCCTAGACGTTTTCCATGTACAGCTTCTCTTCAGCAACTCTCACCATTTTACCACccaagctgatttttttcactaGAAATTTGATGCATACAGTGGCTGAGGAACTGGGGACAAATTTATTTCAGCCCCAGACAATACTGGTTTTATTTTCCCTGAGACAGAAAGTCAAaaaatggttttcttttttttctttccatctttttttgtatttagttCGTTCAGCTTCACATTGCCCAATAACAAACCAACCAGGGCTTGTAAACATAAAGTCACATAGACTCACAAGCAGCTTGGACAGTTTTGGTAAGCTGTCATCCAGGTTACTAAACAGTCCACAGCTCAAATAAATTGCTGCAAACACTCTTGGTGTAAATGCAGCCTCAGTGTGCAGCAGTgtagtaacacacacataaggCCTGTGTCACAGCTTAAGTGTGTTTAGGCAAGACACTCCCTCCCAGCTCTGAAtttgaccctgacctctgacctccctgtgatTTTCCCCTTTAGAGGGTCAATAGtatcacaaaataaatcagcttGTAATATTAAATCAGCAGTGCAGCTTTTAAATAGACAATTGGCTCTCTATTCGGCATGATTCATTGTGGCTGACAGGCAACACACCACTCATGATGTATAACCAAAACCAGGGCAGAAATAGTGAAAACAGGCAAAAGAACAAACTGTCTTGTCCTCTCCTGACGGCTTCGGTGTTTTCTGCAGAAGACACGCATCCAAGGGGGAGTGCACTTTTACTATCGGCTTCACTGTAGTAAaattcattcacaaaaaaatatacacaggAGTTCCGCATCTTCGCGTCAGGACCGTAAAATCTTTTGATCCATGtcactttctctcctttcagCGCTCCTAACACAACAAGCATTATGCTATTCACTGCCTGCAAGCCGCCTTTATGAAAGCGGCGTTTTCGCCAAAATAAGGGTTTTACTAAATAGCGGGTTTAAAAGCTTGACAAAGGAGCACAAAGTGCACGTATAGGCAATTCAGCTGCTTACATCTGGGCCACATAATGAAACGTAACCCCCCATCCATGGCACAAACATTAGCACTACTGTACCTCGATTGTTCGCTGATCACGGAGCggaaagggttaaaaagaaaaatgatctTTCATCCCTCAAAGCAGGAGTCGATCCATTTTTCCAAAAGCACCACAACACATCGGCTATCATTTAGCGGCGGAGGAAACAGACCGGTTTGCAGTAAACGTGAGTGAAAATGGCGGATTTAAAGGTTTATTTCCAAGCTCCAGACGTTTGGATAAGAAACGCAGCCATTTGCCATTAAAAATTAATAAGACAAGAGCGCAGTCTGAGCATGCGCAGATCCCTGGACGGGAATGTAAAGAGGTCCCCCCTCCCTCCTACAACCACTTTCACATCCCAATATTGTTTTTCAGACCGTAATCCACAACTGTTTGTTTGCGGCAAACAAGCGGGGCTTCGCTACAAAGCCGGCATGAGTCTTCATTTCACTGTCCTGACCTGCAGCGATAATTCAGCTTCACAAGCGGCTATGCAGCACTTTCTACCACTGATAAATAATATACAAACAACAGGGTGTTAATAATTAAAACAGCTGGCAAGACTTGTTTTGTAATTCAAGCTGTATCGCTgattgaatgcacacaaatggaCGCCGTTATTTCCTTAGCAACACAGTTTTATTGTGaggaaaagtaaaaacattttacatcactAAGTCTCTTCAGAGTGAAAACTGACCCCCAAAATTTATTTAACATTGACTGAAAATTATCTTACATTCAGAGACATATTGCAGATAGTTTCGAGATGAGGCTCAAAGTATGAGCTCCTTGTGATTTTAAATGGTAACGTGACTTTGAAATCACATATTTTGTATGCTATGTATAAAATCACTCATTTCCCTAGTGAAGCATAAAGGAAATTAAGGAAAAAAGGGATTCTGTCTaacaaaatgacactaaaaTATAAACTGAAGGGGTCACCACAGacaaaatatactaaaatattctgcaacaaatgcagtgaaaagGTAGAAGACAGGAGATTGTTGATGGACGACGACTCCACCAAGTCTTGCTTCCTCTTCTACAAAACTTTGTATCGGCCTTTGCTCGTTGGCTGGTAGGAATTTTGCTGGGAAGgcaaaaagaattaaaaaaacaatgagcGACATCTTTAACTGATACTGTATTTGCTGTATAGCTACTCCTTATGTTTTCCATTAATATTTCACAGACAGTGCAGAGACCCATACGATTCACATCAGAAGCAATAGAACCTGATCCAAACAGAAATGAAGCAGATGTTTTCTAACATGAGAGCTTTTTCCATTGCTGACACCCATTAAGAGAACTAAACCATATATGGGAAAATACCAAAATCCCCATCTGATGTAGAACTGCTTATGGACAAAAATATTCATGCTATTATTTTCAGTTATTGGAACAAAATGActtaaacttcacatttctccCAAACAGGGACAtgcaaaacctaaaaaaaaaaaaaaaaaatctaaaatccaGCTGCTGAGTAAGAATTTTTGCTGTATTCCTGTAGATGTGGTTCTTGTGGTCAAAAATTTGTAATAAGCACACTGTGATGCAGAACACTTCTGCGCCTAGTGTCAGTGTGATGTCCAATACTGCGATGACACCAGTGCATCTCTCttgtgaagcagcagatgaTAGCACTTACTAATCTGATGAGCTCCTCCTTTATTAGCCTGGTAATCTCTGCTTTGGCTTTCTGCACAGCCAGTTCATTTGCACCtggaaaacacatgcaacattAGGACACTTTTAATCAAACATAGGCTAGCACAGGAAATATAGGAAAACATTAGAAATTAATCTGGTGCCCGTATGTAGTTGAGGTGTTAAATCCCCTGCCAAACTTTTAACTCTTGTGTctcaaatacagataaaatttCTGCTAAAATGGGAGTTGTATCTCCAAAATTCTGGAAAGTCTTTGAacaaaataacaatcctgaaaaATGATTCTCCTGACACATACTTTCAATAGCCAGATAGATCTTGCGTTCTCCCTCCTTGGGCTCTTTCCCAGGAGGGAAGTAGGTTCCTCTGATGGTGATGGCAGCTTCTGAGTATTCACCGATCCTCTGGAGGGCTTCCTTTGACGTCACCTTCCACCTGGCCGTCTGAGGGAGAACAGAGCATtcatagatatataaatattagGAGTGTAAAACagaactgtaaaaaaacaacaacaaaaccttcAACACACAATACACCCTAAAAAGTCCTAAACAGTGATGGCTGGGCCTTCTGGGCAACTGAGTTACCTGACCGTGAGCGTCCATTACATTTTGAACTGGGAGAtgcaaagtgcagtgttacaaTCAAATCCACTGTAAGacttagctgatgaattaatgaatatactgaaactacttgtaatgtttgtttttcataatcTAAGttgacttttgcctttgaaagaatatttgttgatttcatgttgttatcccaaatctctgcaTGACAAACggtatttttttgcaaataagagaaaatacagagaacactggaaatggtttgtttgtgtttgtttttttatcccaaatgtacaaaacaaaccaaaatcatGACCCATCAACTGAAATACAAACCAAACCGTGGGTTTACTGAACTGTGACACCCCtgataaatatataataatatatgtcCATAAATGTTTGCTGTCCAAGGAATGCCCTTTATCAGGAAAAAAGCCtttaaaatgacacattcaAGGGGCAGTCAGAGAAAACTATTGATGCAGTGATACTGAACTGAGCTTGCACAAAATGAATTTTTGTgtaaaagtgaaatattgcttAGGGAGTACATTATTCTACACTTTAgtcccttgtttttttgctttcttctttttttttattgctaggCCCTTATGGTGGCAGAGCACAAGCTAATGAGCTAGCTTGCAGCCAGTCATTCTGACTGGTGTTATGAGCACCACTAAAAATGCTAATAAGCCATCGTGGCATACAGAAACAGCCgttggctctgtgctgctgacctgAGGAAAGTCATTGATCTCCAGCTCCTCTTCATATCTCTTGACCGTCTCGGCCTGCTCAGCGGCCTGccgctcctcctccagcttctccaCTGGAGTGTAGTTCAGCTTGGCATTGATCTTCTCTGCCAGCTGCTCTGCAATGGTCTTGGCCGACACTGAGGGAGCCATGATGGTGCCACCCCTCAGGATGGCGTTGGTGGCCTGCTGCATCACGTCCTGTCCATGGAAAGACATCAAGTTTTATATTAGTGCTGTATGGGAAATGGTAAACTTGGGTGCAGGGAGGCATTTAAGACGGCACAAACTGACCACAGACAAAGAGAACACACTATAGAAAACAGATGACACATGAAATGAACCATGTAAAGACCAGAGAACCACCCAGGAAGGGGTCATAAGGCGGAGAATTTATCTTTTGAGTGGGGTTTCAGTATGTGGGATAAATGAGAGCTTCAATCTGTTTAATTTAGCTTGTGGTTATCTGAATGTGAAATAGACACAGAAGAGTATGTCCACATAAAGGActaaaattgcattaaaaaaaaaagcttgtatgTGGTGATTGTACTCCTGCAATCTTAGTGGAGTTGCTCAATCTGGCCTTTGCATAAGATTTGTTTATATAGACATCAATGAGGGAGGTGTTTTGGAGGCCAAGGGCAGTTAGAAAGGACAGCaattgtgtgcatgtaatttaaaaactgaatatcagcacaaaataatgGCTGTCAATACTTTCAATACAAAATAGCACTGCTAAAAAGCCTACAACACGTAAATTCTCTACAGAATATACGGTTAATATTTACACAGATAAAGATACTGTCCCTGTACTGGCATTCTGCACTTTGCAACGAGGACAGACATACATCTACCAACTAATCTAGTCCAATTCCACTGTACCCACCTGAGCCTCGGCACCCAGGTTCTTCTGAGCGTTGATCCTGAGCGCCAGCCTCTTGGCCATCTCCAGTTTCTGAATGTTTCCGGCAGAGGGGGCCCCAAGACTCGTCAGCcccccagcagcagctgcagcagcagccatggcACCAGCGGGACCGGTGGCTGCACCCGGAGCAGACAGATCCTTCACCCTCTTCTTGGAGTTGAACATGCTCTCGATCTGCTCATCGATCTGGCAGGGAGGAGGGCAGGGTAAGTGatcatgtttacattttgcttttcttttttggtgctTTGAGGACTGGGAGCTTTAGCTATTTCTATTAGTGGATCAACTTTTCATTGTTGCTGAACGAGTTTAAGAATTTCAGGATGTTCATTAGTTCTTTTGTGatccataaaaacataaaaccacaGTGCAGTTGTGTTACAGTGAAATGTTAAACAGACAATTCAGTAATTTAATGGTGAAGAAACTGGATAATTTTGAACTGTTAAATAATGACACCTTAACTTCCTCCCCTAAATCTTCTACATTGTACCATCCACTTGAGCAGAGATGCTGtcaaataaaaattacattagATCATAGCAAATGCACTCTGTGGGGGAAAAgagatatatataaatatatacagacacaccctttttttttttttttaaaaaaaaagaaagtccaCAGTCTTAATACGTGTGTCTTTTTATACATGTGTCTAAACAAAAATTGCATCCAGAGATTATCAAACTGTATGGTTACTCACATCCAGGgctccatcctcatcatcaGAGTCCTGCAGTCCCAGAGCAGCTTTCTGCAGCTTCTTCCTCTCATTGGCCAGAGCATGTTCAGTCTCGTCAAACTTAAAGCCTTTCCCTGAAAAGCCACTGCTGCTCTTGATGGTTTTACCCTCCTAGATGAGTgaggggagggagaagaagaagggaagagagacagagaatccTGTAAGAATagattttcatctttttttagaGCTACACTAGGCAAGATACATTTCTCTTAGTCTCAAACTTATTCAAAAGAAAGAGTCAACTGGGTC belongs to Myripristis murdjan chromosome 14, fMyrMur1.1, whole genome shotgun sequence and includes:
- the c14h5orf24 gene encoding UPF0461 protein C5orf24 homolog, producing MMRQVASSDFCMSSRPSCLAEDSHHPASHFDLCTSQSNKFYPPPPPSLQMTLAPMPLPSQSPHKPMACQRPDVLVGDPCSPRSLPGIKSTDQPPDDSKKKKVVGKTGRRGRPAGTTKLAGYRTSTGRPLGTTRAAGFKTSPGRPLGTTKAAGYKVSPGRPPGSIKGLSRLNKLAYGTCSAAAFPYPLPHKEILCEPSCKEKAANE